In Callospermophilus lateralis isolate mCalLat2 chromosome 18, mCalLat2.hap1, whole genome shotgun sequence, one DNA window encodes the following:
- the Ciao2b gene encoding cytosolic iron-sulfur assembly component 2B isoform X1, with product MVGGGSGVGGSLLENANPLIYERSGERPVTAGEEDEQVPDSIDAREIFDLIRSINDPEHPLTLEELNVVEQVRVQVSDPESTVAVAFTPTIPHCSMATLIGLSIKVKLLRSLPQRFKMDVHITPGTHASEHAVNKQLADKERVAAALENTHLLEVVNQCLSARS from the exons ATGGTGGGCGGCGGCAGCGGAGTGGGCGGTAGCCTCCTGGAGAACGCTAACCCCCTCATCTATGAGCGCTCTGGGGAGCGGCCGGTGACGGCGGGCGAGGAAGACGAGCAGGTTCCCGACAGCATCGACGCGCGGGAGATCTTTGAT CTTATTCGCTCCATCAATGACCCGGAGCATCCACTGACACTAGAGGAATTGAACGTAGTAGAGCAAGTTCGGGTTCAG GTTAGCGACCCCGAGAGCACAGTGGCAGTGGCCTTCACGCCCACCATTCCACACTGCAGCATGGCCACCCTGATTGGCTTGTCCATCAAAGTCAAGCTTCTGCGTTCACTTCCCCAGCGTTTCAAG ATGGATGTGCACATCACACCAGGGACCCATGCCTCGGAGCATGCAG TGAACAAACAGCTTGCAGATAAGGAGCGAGTTGCAGCTGCCCTAGAGAACACTCACCTGCTGGAGGTTGTGAATCAGTGCCTGTCAGCCCGCTCCTGA
- the Ciao2b gene encoding cytosolic iron-sulfur assembly component 2B isoform X2: protein MVGGGSGVGGSLLENANPLIYERSGERPVTAGEEDEQVPDSIDAREIFDLIRSINDPEHPLTLEELNVVEQVRVQVSDPESTVAVAFTPTIPHCSMATLIGLSIKVKLLRSLPQRFKMDVHITPGTHASEHAGSDISFLC, encoded by the exons ATGGTGGGCGGCGGCAGCGGAGTGGGCGGTAGCCTCCTGGAGAACGCTAACCCCCTCATCTATGAGCGCTCTGGGGAGCGGCCGGTGACGGCGGGCGAGGAAGACGAGCAGGTTCCCGACAGCATCGACGCGCGGGAGATCTTTGAT CTTATTCGCTCCATCAATGACCCGGAGCATCCACTGACACTAGAGGAATTGAACGTAGTAGAGCAAGTTCGGGTTCAG GTTAGCGACCCCGAGAGCACAGTGGCAGTGGCCTTCACGCCCACCATTCCACACTGCAGCATGGCCACCCTGATTGGCTTGTCCATCAAAGTCAAGCTTCTGCGTTCACTTCCCCAGCGTTTCAAG ATGGATGTGCACATCACACCAGGGACCCATGCCTCGGAGCATGCAG gcagtgacatcagctTTCTCTGCTGA